In the genome of Bradyrhizobium sp. CIAT3101, one region contains:
- a CDS encoding SRPBCC family protein, which produces MASIHNDVPLPAPAHDVWDAVRDFGALHQRLVPGFVTACQRDGDARIVTFANGSAAREVLVDCDDARQRLVYAIDNERLKHYSASVQVIAEGEARCRLVWIIDMLPNELAAYVQEQTKAAVIAMHKAFPGMAA; this is translated from the coding sequence ATGGCCTCCATCCACAACGACGTCCCACTCCCCGCGCCGGCCCACGACGTCTGGGACGCGGTGCGCGATTTCGGTGCGCTGCATCAGCGGCTGGTGCCGGGCTTTGTCACGGCGTGCCAACGCGACGGCGACGCACGCATCGTCACCTTCGCCAATGGCTCGGCCGCCCGCGAGGTGCTGGTCGATTGCGACGATGCGCGGCAGCGGCTGGTCTACGCGATCGACAACGAGCGACTGAAGCACTACAGCGCTTCGGTGCAGGTGATCGCCGAGGGCGAGGCAAGGTGCCGGCTGGTCTGGATCATCGACATGCTGCCGAACGAGCTTGCGGCTTATGTGCAGGAGCAGACGAAGGCGGCCGTGATCGCGATGCACAAGGCCTTTCCGGGTATGGCTGCGTGA